One Glycine max cultivar Williams 82 chromosome 6, Glycine_max_v4.0, whole genome shotgun sequence DNA segment encodes these proteins:
- the RIC2 gene encoding CLE-related protein RIC2 precursor, translating to MGNTSATLVPILALIMFSTFFMTLQARSLHGHNPLFAHKKVVDIQNFLHKSGIHLSKRVRIPFGDDLPLAPADRLAPGGPDPQHNVRAPPRKP from the coding sequence ATGGGAAATACAAGTGCAACCCTAGTGCCCATACTTGCCCTAATCATGTTCTCTACATTCTTCATGACTTTGCAAGCTCGTAGTCTCCATGGCCACAATCCATTATTCGCTCACAAAAAAGTTGTTGACATCCAAAACTTTCTCCACAAATCGGGTATTCACCTATCAAAGCGTGTGCGTATTCCATTTGGTGATGATCTCCCACTAGCACCTGCAGATAGACTTGCACCAGGAGGACCAGATCCTCAGCATAATGTGAGAGCTCCACCACGCAAGCCATAG
- the LOC121175021 gene encoding secreted RxLR effector protein 161-like, whose product MDKCSASPVPIQKGDKFSLMQCPKNDIERKQMENIPYASIVGSLMYAQTCTRPDISFAVGMLGRYQSNPVLDHWKAAKKVLRYLQGTKDHMLTYSRSGHLEVIGYTDSDCAGCIDTRKSTFGYMYLLAGGAISWKSAKQSVIVASTMEAKFVSCFETTVQANWLQDFISGLGVVDSITKPLKIYCDNTAVVFFSKNDKYSKGAKHMELKYFVVKEKVQKQSVNRTY is encoded by the coding sequence ATGGATAAATGTTCAGCATCTCCTGTTCCAATAcagaaaggagacaaatttagtctcatGCAATGTCCAAAGAATGATATAGAACGGAAACAAATGGAAAATATCCCTTATGCATCTATTGTTGGGAGTCTGATGTATGCTCAAACATGCACAAGGCCAGATATTAGCTTTGCAGTTGGTATGCTTGGTAGATACCAAAGTAATCCAGTATTGGATCATtggaaagctgcaaagaaagtcTTAAGATACTTGCAAGGGACAAAGGATCACATGCTTACTTATAGCAGATCTGGTCATCTTGAGGTGATTGGATATACAGATTCAGATTGTGCTGGTTGTATAGATACAAGAAAGTCTACATTTGGTTATATGTATCTTTTAGCCGGAGGAGCGATTTCATGGAAAAGTGCAAAGCAGTCAGTCATTGTTGCATCCACCATGGAGGCTAAATTTGTGTCATGCTTTGAGACCACAGTTCAGGCTAATTGGTTGCAAGATTTTATTTCAGGACTTGGAGTAGTTGACAGTATTACCAAGCCGCTGAAAATTTATTGTGATAATACCGCAGTTGTCTTCTTTTCTAAAAACGACAAGTATTCTAAAGGTGCTAAGCATATGGAATTGAAATACTTTGTCGTTAAAGAAAAAGTTCAGAAAcagagtgtcaatagaacatattag